In Candidatus Effluviviaceae Genus I sp., the genomic stretch GAGCGCACGGTCGTCCTCGAGACCGTGGAGGGCGGCGGGCTGGGCGCGAACTACACGAGCAACGTCACCGTGGGCGCCTCGCACGACACGCGCGACGACATCCTCAACGCGCGGCGCGGCGCGTTCGCCGGCGCGCGCGTGGACGTCGCGAGCTCGAGGCTCGGTGGAACGAACAACTTCGTGAGGACGGAGGTCTTCGCGCGCGGCTTCGCCCCGGTGGGCGGGCGCGTCGTCGGGGGGCTCGCGCTCCGCTTCGGCTGGATCCGGCCCGGGGAGGGCGGAGGCGTGCCGGTGAACGAGCGCTACACGGCGGGCGGGGACGGGTCGGTCAGGGGATACGACCGGAACTCCCTCGGGCCGTCCGCCGGCGGCGCGGCCGTCGGTGGGCTTGCGCTCCTCGAGGTCCGCGCGGAGGCCAGGGTGCGGGTCTGGAGGGGGTTCTCCGTGGTCGCGTTCGCCGACGCCGGGCAGGCCTTCGCCGAGACCGACGCCGTCCGGCTGGACGGCCTGGCCGTCGGCGCCGGCGGTGGCCTGAGGTACGACACCCGCATCGGCGTGCTCCGGTTCGACCTCGCGGCGCCCGTCACGGAGCCCGGGCCGTCGGCCTTCTACGTCGGCGTGGGACAGGCCTTCTAGGGCTCTCACGGGGCCCCTTCCGCCGCCCGCCGGCCGACCACCGGGACCCGCCTGAGGGGTTGCGCCGCCGCCGGCAAGCGTCTAGAATGTCTGGACGGTCCGCGACGGGTAGGTTGCGGGAAGCCGTCCTAGAGGGCCTGTCACTTCGAAGGGAGGAACACGCATGCCGGCGAAGGAGCTTCTGTACGGAGAAGAGGCGCGGCAGGCTGTGCTGCGAGGCGTGGAGCAGCTCAGCAAGGCCGTGAAGGTCACACTGGGTCCCAAGGGGAGGAACGTCGTTCTCGACCGCAAGTGGGGCGGGCCCCGCATCACGAAGGACGGCGTGACGGTCGCGAAGGAAGTGGACCTCGAGGACCGCTTCGAGAACATGGGCGCCCAGATGGTCCGCGAGGTCGCGTCGAAGACGAGCGACGTCGCCGGCGACGGCACGACGACCGCCACCGTGCTCGCCGAGGCCATCTACCGCGAGGGCCTGAAGAGCGTCACCTCCGGCGCCAACCCCATGTACGTCAAGCGCGGCATCGAGCGCGCGTCGCAGGCGGTCGTCGAGGAGCTCGAGAAGGCGTCGCGCAAGGTGCGCGACCGCAGCGAGATCTTCAGCGTCGCGAGGATCTCCGCCAACAACGACACCGCCGTCGGCAACCTGATCGCCGACGCGATGGACAAGGTCGGGCGCGACGGCACGATCACGATCGAGGAAGCCAAGAGCATCGAGACGACCCTCGAGGTCGTCGAGGGCATGCAGTTCGACCGCGGCTACGTCTCGCCGTACTTCGCCACCGACGCGCAGACGATGGAGGCGGTCGTCGAGAACGCGCACCTCCTCATCTTCGAGGACAAGCTCTCGTCCATGAAGGACCTCGTGCCGCTCCTCGAGAAGGTCGCGCAGTCGGGCAGGCCGCTCGTCGTCATCGCAGAGAACGTCGAGGGAGAGGCCCTGGCGACGCTCGTCGTCAACAAGCTGCGCGGGGTGCTGCCCTGCGTCGCCGTCAAGGCGCCGGGCTACGGCGACCGCCGGAAGGCCATGCTCGAGGACATCGCGGTCCTGACGGCCGGCACGTTCGTCGCGAAGGACCTCGGCCTCAAGCTCGAGGGGCTTCAGCTCTCCGACCTCGGCCGCGCGAAGAAGGTCATCGTCACGAAGGACGACACGACCATCGTCGAGGGCGCGGGCAAGAAGGCCGACATCGAGGGCCGCATCGCGCAGATCAAGCGCGAGATCGAGGACACGACGTCGGACTACGACAAGGAGAAGCTGCAGGAGCGGCTGGCGAAGCTCGCGGGCGGCGTGGCCGTGCTCAAGGTCGGCGCAGCGACCGAGCTCGAGATGAAGGAGAAGAAGGCGCGCGTCGACGACGCGCTCCACGCCACGCGCGCGGCGGCCGAGGAGGGCATCGTGGCCGGCGGAGGCGTCGCGCTCATCCGGACGCTCCCGGCGCTCGACAAGCTGCCGGCGAAGGACGCCGACGAGAAGACGGGGATCGCGATCGTGCGCAAGGCGCTCGAGGCTCCCCTCAGGCAGATCGCCGAGAACGCGGGGTACGAGGGCTCGCTCGTCGTGCAGCGCGTTCTGGAAGGCAAGAAGAACTTCGGGTTCAATGCGGAGTCGGGGGAGTACGGCGACCTCATCGAGCAGGGCGTGATCGACCCGACAAAGGTCGTCCGGATCGCGCTCCAGAACGCGTCGAGCATCGCCTCGCTCCTGCTCACGACGGAGTCGCTCGTGACGGAGAAGCCCGACAAGGACGAGCCCGCGCTTCCGACCCCGCCCGGCGGCGGGATGTACTAGGCGCCGCCCGCGCCGGCAGCGCGTTCCTACGGGCGCCGGCGCGCGGGTGACGGATCGGCCCGCGGAAGGACGCCATGACGGGCCCTCTCGTTCCCGGCGCGGAATGAGAGGGCCCCGCTGTTTCGACGGCCGGCGAGGGAGACCATGGAACTGCCGAAGCGCTACGACCCGAAGACCGCCGAGGCGAAGTGGCAGCGCGAGTGGGAGGAGCGCGGCCTCTACCGCTTCGACAGGCACCCCGACCGCCCCATCTACAGCATCGACACGCCGCCCCCGACGGTGTCGGGGAGCATCCACATCGGCCACGTGTTCAGCTACGTCCAGGCCGAGGTCGTCGCGCGGTTCTGGCGGATGAGGGGCTACAACGTCTACTACCCGTTCGGGTTCGACGACAACGGTCTTCCGAGCGAGCGGCTCGTCGAGAAGGAGGCCGGCGTCAAGGCGACCGACGTCGGGCGCGAGCGCTTCGTCCAGATGTGCCTCGAGCTCACGAAGCGCTACGAGGACGAGTTCAAGGTGTTCTGGAGGAGCCTCGGCCTGTCGGTGGACTGGACGCAGAACTACTCGACCATTGACCCGCTGTCGCAGCGCATCTCCCAGCGGTCGTTCATCGACCTCTATCGGAAGGGGCGGGTGTACCGGAAGGAGGCGCCGACGCTCTGGTGCCCCGAGTGCCACACCGCCATCGCGCAGGCTGAGATCGAGGACGCCGAGCGCTCCTCGACGTTCTTCGATGTCGCGTTCACGTGCGAGGGCAAGGACCTGGTCGTGTCGACCACCCGGCCCGAGCTCCTGCCGGCGTGCGTGGGGATGTTCGTGCACCCCGACGACGAGCGGTACCGCGGGCTCGTGGGGAAGGAGGCCCTGGTGCCGCTCTTCGGCCACGGCGTCCCCATCCTGGCCGACGAGCGGGCCGACCCGGAGAAGGGCACGGGCGTCGTGATGTGCTGCACCTTCGGGGACACGACGGACATCGCGTGGTGGCAGGAGCACGGGCTTCCGACGCGCATCGTGTTCGACGGGCAGGGCCGGCTCAACGATCTCGCCGGCGCCTACCGCGACCTCTCGATCAAGGACGCGAGGGCGCGGATCGTCGAGGACCTCGCGCGCGCCCGGGCGCTCCGCGGCGAGCGGCCGATCAGCCACGTCGTGAACGTGCACGAGCGCTGCGGGACCGGGGTCGAGTTCTCCGTCGCCACGCAGTGGTTCATCCGCGTGCTGGACATCAAGCAGGAGATCATCGACGCGGGCGCCGCCGTCCGGTGGTGCCCCGAGTTCATGCACACGCGCCTCCGGAACTGGGTGGAGAACCTCAAGTGGGACTGGTGCGTCTCGCGCCAGAGGTACTACGGCGTTCCGTTCCCCGTGTGGATCTGCGCGGCGTGCGGCGAGGTGGTCCTCGCGCGGGAGGACCAGCTTCCCGTGGACCCCACCGTGTCCCGGCCGCCGGTCGATGCCTGTCCGGCGTGCGGCTCGTCGGACCTCGCGCCCGAGCGCGACATCATGGACACGTGGATGACGTCGTCGTGCACGCCCTTCCTGAACGTCAAGTGGGGCGAGACGGACTCGCGCGCCGCCCGATTCGCGAAGTCCGAGGACGGCGCGGAGTACCTCATGGACCTGCGTCCTCAGGCGCACGACATCATCCGGACGTGGGCGTTCTACACGATCGTGAAGAGCGTGCTCAACGAGGGGAAGGTCCCTTGGCGCACGGCGATGATCTCGGGGCACGCGCTCCATCCCGACCGTGCGAAGATCAGCAAGTCGAAAGGCGGCGCGGCGCGGACGCCGAAGCAGGTCATCGAGGAGCGGTCGGCCGACTGCACCCGCTACTGGGCGTGCTCCACGAAGCTCGGGGTGGATACGGTCCTCGCGGAGGAGCCGCTCGACGCCGGTCACAGGCTCGTCGTGAAGCTGTGGAACGCGTCCCGGTTCGCCATCGGGCGCATCGCGGACCTCGACCCGGCGGCGCCCCGGCGGCTCGAGCTCATCGACCGCTGGCTGCTCGCGCGCCTGGCCGAGACCATCGAGCGCGCGACGAAGAGCTACGCGGACTGCGAGTACCACGCCGCGGTGGAGGCGGTCGAGGCGTTCTTCTGGCGCGACCTCTGCGACAACTACATCGAGATCGCGAAGCGAAGGCTGTACGGAGGCGAGGGGCACGACGCCGAGGGGCGGCGCGGCGCGCAGTTCGCCCTCTACCAGGCGCTGCTCGGCGCGCTCAAGATGCTCGCGCCCGTCATGCCGCACATCACCGAGGAGATCCACTCCCTCTTCTTCGCCGAGCGGGAGGGAACGGAGTCCATCCATACCGGCGGGTGGCCGGAGGCTCCCGCGGGGTGGCGCGACGCCGAGGCGCTCGAGGCCGGGCAGGCCGCGCTCGCGGTGGTGGAGGGCATGAGGAAGGTGAAGTCCACGCTCAAGGTGTCGGTCGCCGCGCCCCTGAAGGCGCTCCGCATCGCCTGCGACGACGCCGCGTGGGCGAGGATCGAACCGCTCCTTCCCGAGCTCCGCGACGTGGCGAACGCCGCCGGCGTGGAGCGCGCGGCCGAGGCCACGGCGTCGTTCGTGGAGACGCCGGTGCCCGGCGTCCTCGTCGAGGCCGAGCTCGCTCCGAAGGTGGACTAGTCACGGGGGCCTGCCGGTGGGCCGAAGGAAGAAGCCTCCGACGCTCCCCGACGTCCCAAAGGTCCTCGTCATCGAGACGGGGCTTCTGGGGGAGCTTCTCGTCGTCACGCCCGCGCTGAGAGCTTTCCGCAAGGCGTATCCGAACTCCAAGGTGACCGCGCTCGTCTCGCCGGGCTCCGCGCCGCTCCTCGTCGGCAACCCGGCGCTCGACAGGCTGCTGCCCGTGCCGAAGGAGCAGCGCTCGGGCGCCGTCCGCCTCCTTGCCCTCGCGGCGTGGATCAGGGCTCAGCGGTTCGACGCCGCGCTCGTCTGCCACACGTCGTTCAGAAGCGCCCTGCTCGCGGCGCTCGCGCGCGTGCCCGTCCGCGCGGGGCTCGCCTGCGAGGGGCGCGCCTTCCTCCTCACGCACAGCGCCCCGCGGGACCGCTCCGCCTACGAGGTGGACGAGCACCTCAGGGCGCTCTCGCTCCTCGGCGTGCCGCCCGACGGGCGCGCGCTCGAGCTTCACCTTCTTCCCGAGGAGCGCGAGGAAGCGGCTGGGCTCGTCGGCGACGCGCGCGGGCGCCTGGTGGCGCTTCACCCCGGGGCGAGCCGCGAGATCCGCCGCTGGCCGGTCGAGCGGTTCGCCGAGCTGGGGGCGGGGTTGCGGGCAGACGGCATCGAGCCGCTGTACGTCGCCGGTCCGAAGGAGGGCGCGCTGGCGGACGCCGTGCTGTCGTGGTGGCGCTCGCAGGGCCTTCCGGCCCCGAGGGTCGCGCGGCCCCGGACCGCGCGCGTCCTCGCCGCGCTCTTCGAGCGCGCGGTCGCGGTCGTCGCGAACAACACCGGGCCGATGCACGTGGCCGCCGCGGTCGGCGCGCCCGGCGTGTTCATCCACGGGCCGACGCCCGTGGCGCGCTGGCACCCGCCGGGCGACGCGTGGGTCGCGGCGGCGGGCGAGGGCGTGCCGTGCCGCCCCTGCGACTCGCCGACGTGCAGGGTGGGTCGCCTGCTGTGCATGGAAGCGGTGACGGTCGCGCGCGTGCGCGACGCGCTGGAGGGGCTCCTCGGCCGCGCCCGGGGCGGGCCGGCCGAAGGCGCCATCGTCGCGCCGCCCGCGGCCGAGGAACGCGGCTAGCCGGAGAACGCGTCGAGCTTGATGTGCTTCCTCGCAAGCTCGGTCAGAAGCTCGATCTTCCCCATCTCGTCCTTCCCCAGAAGCGGCATCATGCTGTCCACCTGACGCGCCGTCTCGTACGTGTCGAACGGCACGAGCAGGAGGGGCACGTTCTTCTCCTCGGCCAGCGCGATGATGTTCGGGGGCGGGAGGATGTCGTTCGTGAGGAGGACGCAGGCGGCGTTGTTCTCGAGCGCGATGAGGATGATCTCGCTGCGGTCGCCGCTCGTGATGACCATGATGTCGCGCTTCTTGAGCAGGGGGCTCTCGAGCGCGGCGTTCTGGGACATCGCGCCGATCATGAGCGTCCGCACGCTGCGGTTCATCTGCTGCTCGCCCGTGATGACCTTCGCGAAGAGGCCCTCGGCGATGTAGCTCACGGAGAGATACGTGAGCTCCTGCTCGAACGGGACGACGCCCGCGACGGGAACCCCGAGCTCCGCGATCCGCGGGAGCGTGAGGTCTCCGAACTCGACGAGGTCGCGCACCTTGTTGACGATCACGCCGCCGAACGGCACGTCGGGGGCGCAGACGGTGCTCTTCAGGAACGAGATGTCGTCGAGCACGGTGGTCCCTTCCCCCTGCACGACGGCGAAGAGCCTCGCGCCGGTGGCGCGGGCAATCGAGATCGGGTCCATGTGGACCGAGGCGCCGTAGGACATGTCGCGCCCGCCCTCGATGAAGACGACGTCCCGTCCCTTGCCCACCCGCTCCGCCGCCTCGGACACCCTGCGCCTCGTGTCCTCGGCGTCGGCCGTGAAGGAGAGCTTCGCGTGGTCGAAGCCGAGGCTCACGTCCTCGGGGTTGGCCTCGATCCCGAAGATGCTGGACACGAGCGCCGAGTCGTAGTCCCACAGGCGCTTCTTCCGGTAGAGCAACCGGTCGCCGAACGGCTTCATGTAGCCGACCTTGCCGCCGAGCGCCCTGCCGATCCCCACGATCATGCTCGTCTTGCCGGCGCCCTTGCTCACGGACGCCATCACGATCTCACGCATCTGCGCCACCTCGCGTCACATCGGACAGGATGATCCGGACGTCGACCGCCTTGACGCCGGAGCCGTGCTCGCACACGAACACGGGGTTGATCTCCATGTCGGAGATGCTCGGACACCGGTGGATCACCGTCCCGACCTTGACGATCGTGTCGACGACGGCGCCGATGTCCTTCTTCTCCTGGCCGCGCACTCCGAGAAGGAGGGGGTAGGAGCGCACGTCCTTCAGCATCTCCATGACCTCCTTCCTCGTCATCGGGAACGCGCGGAACGCCACGTCCTTGAGCACCTCCACGTAGATGCCGCCGAAGCCGAACATCACGACCGGACCGAACGCGCTGTCGCGGCGGCCGCCGACGATGAACTCGGAGTTGCCCTTGAGCATCTCGGAGATCTGGACCCCCTGGATCACCGCGTTCGGCATCCTCGTGCGGCAGTTGTGCAGGATGCCTCGATAGGCGTCGATCACCTCGTCGCGGTTGTCGATGTCGAGGGCGACGCCGCCCATGTCCGTCTTGTGGATGATGTCGCGGGAGACGACCTTCATGACCACCGGGTACCCGATGGACTCGGCGACCTTCACGGCCTCGTCGAGGTTGCGCGCCAGTCCGGTCTTGGGCATCGGAATGCCCATGAGCTCGAGGAGGCGCTGTCCCTCGTCCGCGAGGAACGACGAGCGCCGCTCCCGGTGCGCCCGAACGCACAGCTCCTCGATGGCGCCCACGTCGATGTCCGCCTCGAGGACGGCCTCGGGGCGCTCGTTGCGGCGCCGGTGGTAGGCGTACATCGAGCCGAAGCACGACACGGCGGTGTAGACGTCGGCGAACACCGGGACCGCCTTGCCGCGGAGGCTGAGGAGCGCCTTCTCCGTCATCTCGCCGCCGATGATCGAGAACGCGATGGGCTTGCCGCCCTCGCGGTAGCGCCGGCAGTTCTCCTGGATCATCGCCTCGAGGTTCTCCGCGTCGAAGACCGCCGTCTCGCAGTAGAGGGCCAGCACGGAGTCCACGCTCTCGCACGCGAGGGCGGCGTCGAGAGCCTTGTCGTAGTGCGTCGAGGTCGCCTGGCCCGTGAGGTCCACCGGGTTCTTGAGCGAGCCGAACTCTGGCGTGACACTCGAGAAGAGCTCCTTGAGGAGCTTCGGGTCGTCGAACAGGCGCACGCCGTACTTCTCGCAGGCGTCGGCCGCCATGACGCCGATGCCGCCGCCGTTGGTCACGATGAGCGTCCGCTCGCCCTTCGGCATGGGCGTGTCGGACAGGAACTTGCACCACTCGAACGCCTCGCCGATGCTCTCCGCGCGAAGGACCCCGCACTGCCGCACGACGTCGTCGAAGACCTCGTCCGATCCGGCCACGGACCCGGTGTGCGAGGCCGCCGCGATGGCGCCGCGCTCCGAACGGCCGGACTTGATGATGACCACGGGCTTCTTCCGCGTGGCGCTCCGGAGCGCCGAGACGAACCGCTCGCCCTTCTGGACGCCCTCGACGTACATGAGGACGACGCTCGTGCCCTCGTCGGCGACGAGGTAGTCGAGGAGGTCCGCCTCGTCGATGTCGGCCTTGTTGCCGACGGAGACGATCGCCGACAGGCCGATGCTCTCGACGGCGGTCTTCCCGATCATCGAAAGCCCGATCGCGCCGCTCTGCGTCACGATGGCGACCTTGCCCGGGGCGATCTTGCTCGGTCCGAAGGTCGCGTT encodes the following:
- the groL gene encoding chaperonin GroEL (60 kDa chaperone family; promotes refolding of misfolded polypeptides especially under stressful conditions; forms two stacked rings of heptamers to form a barrel-shaped 14mer; ends can be capped by GroES; misfolded proteins enter the barrel where they are refolded when GroES binds); protein product: MPAKELLYGEEARQAVLRGVEQLSKAVKVTLGPKGRNVVLDRKWGGPRITKDGVTVAKEVDLEDRFENMGAQMVREVASKTSDVAGDGTTTATVLAEAIYREGLKSVTSGANPMYVKRGIERASQAVVEELEKASRKVRDRSEIFSVARISANNDTAVGNLIADAMDKVGRDGTITIEEAKSIETTLEVVEGMQFDRGYVSPYFATDAQTMEAVVENAHLLIFEDKLSSMKDLVPLLEKVAQSGRPLVVIAENVEGEALATLVVNKLRGVLPCVAVKAPGYGDRRKAMLEDIAVLTAGTFVAKDLGLKLEGLQLSDLGRAKKVIVTKDDTTIVEGAGKKADIEGRIAQIKREIEDTTSDYDKEKLQERLAKLAGGVAVLKVGAATELEMKEKKARVDDALHATRAAAEEGIVAGGGVALIRTLPALDKLPAKDADEKTGIAIVRKALEAPLRQIAENAGYEGSLVVQRVLEGKKNFGFNAESGEYGDLIEQGVIDPTKVVRIALQNASSIASLLLTTESLVTEKPDKDEPALPTPPGGGMY
- a CDS encoding valine--tRNA ligase, whose translation is MELPKRYDPKTAEAKWQREWEERGLYRFDRHPDRPIYSIDTPPPTVSGSIHIGHVFSYVQAEVVARFWRMRGYNVYYPFGFDDNGLPSERLVEKEAGVKATDVGRERFVQMCLELTKRYEDEFKVFWRSLGLSVDWTQNYSTIDPLSQRISQRSFIDLYRKGRVYRKEAPTLWCPECHTAIAQAEIEDAERSSTFFDVAFTCEGKDLVVSTTRPELLPACVGMFVHPDDERYRGLVGKEALVPLFGHGVPILADERADPEKGTGVVMCCTFGDTTDIAWWQEHGLPTRIVFDGQGRLNDLAGAYRDLSIKDARARIVEDLARARALRGERPISHVVNVHERCGTGVEFSVATQWFIRVLDIKQEIIDAGAAVRWCPEFMHTRLRNWVENLKWDWCVSRQRYYGVPFPVWICAACGEVVLAREDQLPVDPTVSRPPVDACPACGSSDLAPERDIMDTWMTSSCTPFLNVKWGETDSRAARFAKSEDGAEYLMDLRPQAHDIIRTWAFYTIVKSVLNEGKVPWRTAMISGHALHPDRAKISKSKGGAARTPKQVIEERSADCTRYWACSTKLGVDTVLAEEPLDAGHRLVVKLWNASRFAIGRIADLDPAAPRRLELIDRWLLARLAETIERATKSYADCEYHAAVEAVEAFFWRDLCDNYIEIAKRRLYGGEGHDAEGRRGAQFALYQALLGALKMLAPVMPHITEEIHSLFFAEREGTESIHTGGWPEAPAGWRDAEALEAGQAALAVVEGMRKVKSTLKVSVAAPLKALRIACDDAAWARIEPLLPELRDVANAAGVERAAEATASFVETPVPGVLVEAELAPKVD
- a CDS encoding glycosyltransferase family 9 protein, with protein sequence MGRRKKPPTLPDVPKVLVIETGLLGELLVVTPALRAFRKAYPNSKVTALVSPGSAPLLVGNPALDRLLPVPKEQRSGAVRLLALAAWIRAQRFDAALVCHTSFRSALLAALARVPVRAGLACEGRAFLLTHSAPRDRSAYEVDEHLRALSLLGVPPDGRALELHLLPEEREEAAGLVGDARGRLVALHPGASREIRRWPVERFAELGAGLRADGIEPLYVAGPKEGALADAVLSWWRSQGLPAPRVARPRTARVLAALFERAVAVVANNTGPMHVAAAVGAPGVFIHGPTPVARWHPPGDAWVAAAGEGVPCRPCDSPTCRVGRLLCMEAVTVARVRDALEGLLGRARGGPAEGAIVAPPAAEERG
- a CDS encoding phosphotransacetylase family protein, which codes for MREIVMASVSKGAGKTSMIVGIGRALGGKVGYMKPFGDRLLYRKKRLWDYDSALVSSIFGIEANPEDVSLGFDHAKLSFTADAEDTRRRVSEAAERVGKGRDVVFIEGGRDMSYGASVHMDPISIARATGARLFAVVQGEGTTVLDDISFLKSTVCAPDVPFGGVIVNKVRDLVEFGDLTLPRIAELGVPVAGVVPFEQELTYLSVSYIAEGLFAKVITGEQQMNRSVRTLMIGAMSQNAALESPLLKKRDIMVITSGDRSEIILIALENNAACVLLTNDILPPPNIIALAEEKNVPLLLVPFDTYETARQVDSMMPLLGKDEMGKIELLTELARKHIKLDAFSG
- a CDS encoding acetate--CoA ligase family protein, whose amino-acid sequence is MAALPDIKHLFEPRGVAIIGASHDPSKIGYKILSNIVASGYRGALHPVNPKGGEILGLPVSRSVAEIPGDELDLACVVVPAKFVFEAVKGCADRGVKFCMAISSGFSDVGNREEERKIVAYARERGMRVLGPNIFGVYSRPAAMNATFGPSKIAPGKVAIVTQSGAIGLSMIGKTAVESIGLSAIVSVGNKADIDEADLLDYLVADEGTSVVLMYVEGVQKGERFVSALRSATRKKPVVIIKSGRSERGAIAAASHTGSVAGSDEVFDDVVRQCGVLRAESIGEAFEWCKFLSDTPMPKGERTLIVTNGGGIGVMAADACEKYGVRLFDDPKLLKELFSSVTPEFGSLKNPVDLTGQATSTHYDKALDAALACESVDSVLALYCETAVFDAENLEAMIQENCRRYREGGKPIAFSIIGGEMTEKALLSLRGKAVPVFADVYTAVSCFGSMYAYHRRRNERPEAVLEADIDVGAIEELCVRAHRERRSSFLADEGQRLLELMGIPMPKTGLARNLDEAVKVAESIGYPVVMKVVSRDIIHKTDMGGVALDIDNRDEVIDAYRGILHNCRTRMPNAVIQGVQISEMLKGNSEFIVGGRRDSAFGPVVMFGFGGIYVEVLKDVAFRAFPMTRKEVMEMLKDVRSYPLLLGVRGQEKKDIGAVVDTIVKVGTVIHRCPSISDMEINPVFVCEHGSGVKAVDVRIILSDVTRGGADA